In Ailuropoda melanoleuca isolate Jingjing chromosome 4, ASM200744v2, whole genome shotgun sequence, the following proteins share a genomic window:
- the SMIM7 gene encoding small integral membrane protein 7 isoform X3, which produces MMAQKGALKHPRSHSNPAAGLEPKWTLSVPLCRKKKDTQVFGEESREPSTGDNIREFLLSLRYFRIFIALWNVFMMFCMIVLFGS; this is translated from the exons ATGATGGCCCAGAAAGGGGCATTGAAAcacccgaggtcacacagcaaccCAGCTGCAGGGCTAGAGCCGAAA TGGACATTGTCTGTTCCTCTTTGTAGGAAAAAGAAGGACACACAGGTCTTTGGGGAGGAGTcgagggagcccagcacag GTGACAACATCCGGGAGTTCTTACTGAGCCTCAGATACTTCCGGATCTTCATCGCCCTGTGGAATGTCTTCATGATGTTCTGCATGATCGT GCTGTTTGGCTCCTGA
- the SMIM7 gene encoding small integral membrane protein 7 isoform X1 translates to MIGDILLFGTLLMNAGAVLNFKLKKKDTQVFGEESREPSTGCLAPEPQIVTFLGTRNEETPSQMPSLPFSIRDDFKNGFDWKTSDLPRKPKFVVGGKNVHQAAHGFPATSLFSSQRYFHFGLFVEILST, encoded by the exons ATGATCGGGGACATTCTGCTGTTTGG GACACTGCTGATGAACGCAGGGGCGGTGCTCAACTTTAAGCT GAAAAAGAAGGACACACAGGTCTTTGGGGAGGAGTcgagggagcccagcacag GCTGTTTGGCTCCTGAGCCCCAGATAGTCACCTTCCTGGGAACCAGGAACGAGGAAACACCTTCCCAGATGCCGAGTCTCCCTTTCTCCATTCGTGACGACTTCAAGAATGGTTTTGACTGGAAAACCAGCGACCTTCCCAGAAAGCCCAAGTTCGTGGTGGGTGGAAAAAATGTTCACCAAGCTGCACACGGCTTCCCAGCCACGtcattgttttcttctcaaagaTATTTTCACTTTGGTCTCTTCGTTGAAATACTGTCTACTTAA
- the SMIM7 gene encoding small integral membrane protein 7 isoform X2, with protein sequence MIGDILLFGKKKDTQVFGEESREPSTGCLAPEPQIVTFLGTRNEETPSQMPSLPFSIRDDFKNGFDWKTSDLPRKPKFVVGGKNVHQAAHGFPATSLFSSQRYFHFGLFVEILST encoded by the exons ATGATCGGGGACATTCTGCTGTTTGG GAAAAAGAAGGACACACAGGTCTTTGGGGAGGAGTcgagggagcccagcacag GCTGTTTGGCTCCTGAGCCCCAGATAGTCACCTTCCTGGGAACCAGGAACGAGGAAACACCTTCCCAGATGCCGAGTCTCCCTTTCTCCATTCGTGACGACTTCAAGAATGGTTTTGACTGGAAAACCAGCGACCTTCCCAGAAAGCCCAAGTTCGTGGTGGGTGGAAAAAATGTTCACCAAGCTGCACACGGCTTCCCAGCCACGtcattgttttcttctcaaagaTATTTTCACTTTGGTCTCTTCGTTGAAATACTGTCTACTTAA
- the SMIM7 gene encoding small integral membrane protein 7 isoform X4, which translates to MIGDILLFGTLLMNAGAVLNFKLKKKDTQVFGEESREPSTGDNIREFLLSLRYFRIFIALWNVFMMFCMIVLFGS; encoded by the exons ATGATCGGGGACATTCTGCTGTTTGG GACACTGCTGATGAACGCAGGGGCGGTGCTCAACTTTAAGCT GAAAAAGAAGGACACACAGGTCTTTGGGGAGGAGTcgagggagcccagcacag GTGACAACATCCGGGAGTTCTTACTGAGCCTCAGATACTTCCGGATCTTCATCGCCCTGTGGAATGTCTTCATGATGTTCTGCATGATCGT GCTGTTTGGCTCCTGA